In Desulfovibrio aminophilus, the following proteins share a genomic window:
- a CDS encoding heme lyase CcmF/NrfE family subunit, translating to MHLTAYLGLLFALLACLFLAGFAALAAWRDQENGLVVLERGFLVPTFLVTLSSAVLTAALAAKDFSFLYIYEHVDRVLSTFYTFSAFWAGREGSLLFWSLSMMLMGAIFAFSPGYRSLAPRTRLWFWLFFLPVQAFFLLLLSCWSNPFVEVVPAPADGQGLNPLLQNPGMIFHPPLLFLGYAGFAIPACAALASAIAAEPGSWIKACRNWNLLSWIFLSAGIILGGWWSYMELGWGGYWAWDPVENASLIPWFSATAFLHTAIIESRRGALSRTNVLLMVLTFLLCVFGTYLVRSGVIESLHAFGEGGVGSPLLLFMIVSGVVAVLAVLIGEKPVYRSLSDMWSRQGLLLVTSWFFLALGLVVAMATMWPVISKLWSATTVGLGEDFYNRVCVPLLAVVVLLFSICPWLDWKVGLRERRGPLLTLAAFVLALAGFAAGGVTKPVALVAAAGSVSAMTTCVLLFVFVPAMRRTRQSWGTYAVHLAVGLMALGIAFSGPYKVEREVVLAPGQSADLSGYTLTFEKSEQEKTPAVSLVRAILHVTRDGKPVGTLTPERRLYLHFPQPFAEASIIPGLGDELYATLLGFTSETSVSLKVSVNPLVNWVWIGGTLLCLAPLLLLRRRNGGREA from the coding sequence ATGCATTTGACCGCCTATCTCGGCCTGTTGTTCGCCCTTCTCGCCTGCCTGTTTCTCGCCGGTTTCGCGGCCCTGGCCGCTTGGCGCGACCAGGAAAACGGTCTGGTCGTCCTGGAGCGGGGTTTCCTCGTGCCCACGTTCCTGGTGACCCTCTCCTCGGCGGTGCTCACCGCCGCCCTGGCAGCCAAGGACTTCTCGTTCCTCTACATCTACGAGCACGTGGACCGCGTGCTGTCGACCTTCTACACCTTCTCGGCCTTCTGGGCCGGCCGCGAGGGATCGCTGCTCTTCTGGTCCCTGTCCATGATGCTCATGGGCGCGATCTTCGCCTTCTCCCCGGGCTACCGCTCCCTGGCCCCGCGCACCCGGCTCTGGTTCTGGCTCTTCTTTCTGCCGGTGCAGGCCTTCTTCCTCCTCCTGCTCTCCTGCTGGAGCAACCCCTTCGTCGAGGTCGTCCCGGCTCCGGCCGACGGGCAGGGCCTCAACCCGCTGCTCCAGAATCCGGGCATGATCTTCCACCCGCCGCTGCTCTTCCTGGGCTACGCCGGGTTCGCCATTCCGGCCTGCGCGGCCTTGGCCTCGGCCATCGCCGCCGAGCCCGGCTCCTGGATCAAGGCCTGCCGCAACTGGAACCTGCTCTCCTGGATATTCCTCTCGGCGGGCATCATCCTGGGCGGCTGGTGGTCCTACATGGAGCTCGGCTGGGGCGGCTACTGGGCCTGGGACCCGGTGGAGAACGCCTCGCTCATCCCCTGGTTCTCGGCCACGGCCTTCCTGCACACGGCCATCATCGAGAGCCGCCGGGGAGCCCTGTCGCGCACCAACGTCCTGCTCATGGTCCTGACCTTCCTGCTCTGCGTCTTCGGCACCTACCTCGTGCGCAGCGGGGTCATCGAGTCCCTGCACGCCTTCGGCGAGGGCGGGGTGGGTTCGCCGCTGCTCCTGTTCATGATCGTTTCCGGCGTGGTCGCCGTGCTGGCCGTGCTGATCGGGGAAAAGCCCGTCTATCGGTCCCTGAGCGACATGTGGAGCCGCCAGGGCCTGCTCCTGGTGACCTCCTGGTTCTTCCTCGCCCTGGGGCTGGTGGTGGCCATGGCCACCATGTGGCCGGTGATCAGCAAGCTCTGGAGCGCCACCACCGTGGGTCTGGGCGAGGACTTCTACAACCGCGTCTGCGTGCCCCTGCTGGCCGTGGTGGTCCTGCTCTTCAGCATCTGCCCCTGGCTGGACTGGAAGGTGGGGCTGCGCGAGCGGCGCGGTCCCCTGCTGACCCTGGCCGCCTTCGTCCTGGCCCTGGCGGGCTTCGCCGCCGGGGGCGTGACCAAGCCCGTGGCCCTGGTGGCGGCGGCCGGTTCCGTCTCGGCCATGACCACCTGCGTCCTGCTCTTCGTCTTCGTCCCGGCCATGCGCCGGACGCGCCAGTCCTGGGGAACCTACGCCGTGCACCTGGCCGTGGGCCTCATGGCCCTGGGCATCGCCTTCTCCGGGCCCTACAAGGTGGAGCGCGAGGTGGTCCTCGCCCCGGGCCAGTCCGCGGACCTGTCCGGCTACACCCTGACCTTCGAGAAGAGCGAGCAGGAGAAGACCCCGGCCGTGTCCCTGGTGCGGGCGATCCTGCACGTGACCCGGGACGGCAAGCCCGTGGGCACGCTGACCCCGGAGCGCAGGCTCTACCTGCACTTCCCGCAGCCCTTCGCCGAGGCCTCGATCATTCCCGGCCTGGGCGACGAACTCTACGCCACGCTGCTGGGCTTCACCAGCGAGACGAGCGTGAGCCTCAAGGTGAGCGTGAACCCCCTGGTGAACTGGGTCTGGATCGGCGGCACGCTGCTCTGCCTCGCGCCGCTGCTCCTCCTGCGCCGCCGCAACGGAGGCCGGGAGGCATGA
- a CDS encoding hemolysin family protein, with protein MLELILAVALSCVASAFCSVSEAAFYSFSWSRIEQLRKQGKRSGDILHALRSDVEKPIAAVLTLNTVANTAGASIAGAAWVRVYGPDSLVWFAAAFTALILLVGEIVPKTAGVAYSRTVMPALARPLLWLVQGLSPLVWVVGMFGRLVKRGSKKGPEATEEDIRALVSLTRRAGVLKAYEEMAIRNILSLDSKTVDQIMTPRTVVFSLPTSMTVAEARECRGSWPHSRIPVYEGEDTEDIVGVIFRRQVFEALADDRDDIRLADLMRPVDFVPENITLDKLLVKFLESRSHLFVVLDEYGGLAGVVTLEDVLEEILGSEIVDETDQVVDMRELARRRRSQITKTAAPGPRER; from the coding sequence ATGCTTGAACTCATCCTCGCCGTCGCGCTCTCCTGCGTGGCCTCGGCCTTCTGTTCGGTGAGCGAGGCCGCCTTTTATTCCTTCTCCTGGAGCCGGATCGAACAACTCAGGAAGCAGGGCAAGCGCTCGGGCGACATCCTGCACGCCCTGCGCAGCGACGTGGAGAAGCCCATCGCCGCCGTGCTGACCCTGAACACCGTGGCCAACACGGCCGGGGCCTCCATCGCGGGCGCGGCCTGGGTCCGGGTCTACGGCCCGGACAGCCTGGTCTGGTTCGCGGCGGCCTTCACCGCGCTGATCCTCCTGGTCGGCGAGATCGTGCCCAAGACCGCCGGGGTGGCCTACAGCCGCACGGTCATGCCCGCCCTGGCCCGGCCCCTGCTCTGGCTCGTGCAGGGCCTTTCGCCCCTGGTCTGGGTGGTCGGCATGTTCGGCCGCCTGGTGAAGCGGGGGAGCAAGAAGGGCCCGGAGGCCACCGAGGAGGACATCCGCGCCCTGGTCAGCCTGACCCGCCGGGCGGGCGTGCTCAAGGCCTACGAGGAGATGGCCATCCGCAACATCCTCTCCCTGGACAGCAAGACCGTGGACCAGATCATGACCCCGCGCACGGTGGTCTTCTCCCTGCCCACGTCCATGACCGTGGCCGAGGCCCGCGAGTGCCGGGGCTCCTGGCCCCACAGCCGCATCCCGGTCTACGAGGGCGAGGACACCGAGGACATCGTGGGGGTCATCTTTCGGCGGCAGGTCTTCGAGGCCCTGGCCGACGACCGGGACGACATCCGCCTGGCCGATCTCATGCGGCCGGTGGACTTCGTGCCGGAAAACATTACATTGGACAAACTGCTGGTGAAGTTCCTGGAAAGCCGCTCGCATCTCTTCGTGGTTCTGGACGAGTACGGCGGTCTGGCCGGGGTGGTGACCCTGGAGGACGTGCTGGAGGAGATCCTGGGCAGCGAGATCGTGGACGAAACGGACCAGGTGGTGGACATGCGTGAACTGGCCCGGCGGCGGCGCAGCCAGATCACGAAGACGGCGGCCCCCGGGCCGCGCGAACGGTAG
- a CDS encoding tol-pal system YbgF family protein yields MEENKTKPGVVLERFQDVVNRDTPGILQKIVANLKPLLIGAAVIVAIAAGIAGYRMIQARNLASAQEALGSILAGNTGKEKVAALEKFLPGAPSGLRSAVLFELAGASMNLKDFDKAAGYWADLAAHSDGDERVVAKLGRAHALTRAGKAAEAVKELEALKQDAPEAFAVPVTRQLALAAEAAGDRQAALAAYEALAKFENIGDRPFIESKIAQLKAAK; encoded by the coding sequence ATGGAAGAGAACAAGACGAAGCCCGGTGTCGTCCTGGAACGGTTCCAGGACGTGGTCAACCGGGACACCCCCGGCATCCTGCAGAAGATCGTCGCCAACCTGAAGCCCCTGCTCATCGGCGCGGCCGTGATCGTGGCCATCGCCGCCGGCATCGCGGGCTACCGCATGATCCAGGCCCGCAACCTGGCCTCGGCCCAGGAGGCCCTGGGCTCCATCCTGGCCGGCAACACCGGCAAGGAAAAAGTCGCGGCCCTGGAGAAGTTCCTGCCCGGCGCGCCGTCCGGCCTGCGCTCGGCGGTGCTCTTCGAACTGGCCGGGGCGAGCATGAACCTCAAGGACTTTGACAAGGCCGCCGGATACTGGGCCGATCTCGCCGCCCACTCCGACGGCGACGAGCGCGTCGTGGCCAAGCTGGGCCGCGCCCACGCCCTGACCCGCGCGGGCAAGGCCGCCGAGGCCGTGAAGGAACTGGAAGCCCTCAAGCAGGACGCGCCCGAGGCCTTCGCCGTGCCCGTGACCCGCCAGCTGGCCCTGGCCGCCGAGGCCGCCGGGGACCGGCAGGCCGCCCTGGCCGCCTACGAGGCCCTGGCCAAGTTTGAGAACATCGGGGACCGCCCCTTCATCGAGTCCAAGATCGCCCAATTGAAGGCGGCCAAGTAG
- the nadD gene encoding nicotinate (nicotinamide) nucleotide adenylyltransferase: MDKVGILGGSFNPVHTGHVRMAVEAREALGLDRVDLVPAAAPPHKPGPGLLPFALRLRLAELAARDIPALAASGVEGDLPPPSYTWRTLEEYARREPGAELFFILGSGTLLDLPDWKRGPELFDLAHFAAMHRWDMDLEGVERMLTAHWPGVRREGPDLWRFASGKTLTCLEMPRLDIKAADLRARWRERRSLALLVPPAVEAALEEGGAECEAAWGPRRPL; this comes from the coding sequence ATGGATAAAGTTGGCATTCTGGGCGGCAGCTTCAACCCCGTGCACACGGGGCACGTGCGCATGGCCGTGGAGGCCCGCGAGGCCCTGGGCCTGGACCGGGTGGACCTGGTTCCGGCCGCCGCGCCGCCGCACAAGCCCGGGCCGGGCCTGCTGCCCTTCGCCCTGCGGCTGCGGCTGGCGGAACTGGCCGCGCGGGACATCCCCGCGCTGGCCGCCAGCGGCGTCGAGGGCGATCTGCCGCCGCCGTCCTACACCTGGCGGACCCTGGAGGAGTATGCCCGCCGCGAGCCGGGCGCGGAACTCTTCTTCATCCTGGGCTCGGGCACGCTGCTCGACCTCCCGGACTGGAAGCGCGGGCCGGAGCTGTTCGACCTGGCCCATTTCGCGGCCATGCACCGCTGGGACATGGACCTCGAAGGCGTGGAGCGCATGCTCACGGCCCATTGGCCCGGAGTCCGGCGCGAGGGCCCGGACCTCTGGCGCTTTGCCTCGGGCAAGACCCTGACCTGTCTGGAGATGCCCCGCCTGGACATCAAGGCGGCGGACCTGCGCGCCCGTTGGCGCGAACGCCGCAGCCTGGCCCTGCTCGTGCCGCCCGCCGTGGAGGCGGCCCTGGAAGAGGGCGGGGCGGAGTGCGAGGCGGCCTGGGGCCCCCGCCGCCCGCTGTGA
- the iorA gene encoding indolepyruvate ferredoxin oxidoreductase subunit alpha has translation MPHPLLTQEPGAKRLLLGNEAIVRGALEAGVDVITCYPGTPSSEVPDTFFRLSPEGDFYFEYSVNEKVALEVAGGATLAGALSLCTMKHVGVNVAADPLMTLTYVGAPGGLVLLSADDPGCHSSQNEQDNRIYARLGGLPCLEPATAQEAKDMARDALLLSRATGAPALLRTTTRVNHLRGPVDFGPLPAKKKPAGFKKNPSRFVPVPAFSRPMHVRLLETLEKLRAEAEKSPYNRISGKGEIGVAASGIGRAYLADALAELGLAGKVKVLELGFTHPLPEKLCQKFLKGLSTLLVVEELEPVLENDLRVLAQKKGLDVVIRGKDVLPRNGEFSVGLVADALRTVLKLRKPQRKVCAGTADLPVRAPNLCAGCPHRAAYYAVKKIFGNDAVYSSDIGCYTLGILPPLAAADFLVCMGSSVSAGSGAARAAGQTVVGFIGDSTFFHSGITGLVNAVFNRHDILLVILDNHTTAMTGHQPNPGVDKTVLGDNEAKVDIEAVCRGVGVTQIATVNPLHHKKMLEILEKMKAQSGVRVLIAREPCPLHARRVYGTKVTRVAAVADSCDQCGSCLDELGCPAFHKSSGKVEINPLLCGGCMLCLQVCSHIKARKLEGK, from the coding sequence ATGCCCCACCCGCTGCTGACCCAAGAGCCGGGCGCCAAGCGCCTGCTCCTGGGCAACGAAGCCATTGTCCGGGGCGCGCTGGAGGCAGGCGTCGACGTCATCACCTGCTATCCCGGCACGCCGTCCTCCGAGGTGCCCGACACCTTCTTCCGCCTGAGCCCCGAGGGCGACTTCTATTTCGAGTACTCGGTCAACGAGAAGGTCGCCCTGGAAGTGGCCGGAGGCGCGACCCTGGCCGGGGCCCTGAGCCTGTGCACCATGAAGCACGTGGGCGTGAACGTGGCCGCCGACCCGCTCATGACCCTGACCTACGTGGGCGCGCCCGGCGGCCTCGTGCTGCTCTCCGCCGACGACCCCGGCTGCCACTCCAGCCAGAACGAGCAGGACAACCGCATCTACGCCCGCCTCGGCGGGCTGCCCTGCCTGGAGCCGGCCACGGCCCAGGAGGCCAAGGACATGGCCCGCGACGCCCTGCTCCTGTCCCGCGCCACGGGCGCCCCGGCGCTGCTGCGCACCACCACGCGGGTGAACCACCTGCGCGGCCCGGTGGATTTCGGCCCGCTGCCCGCGAAAAAGAAGCCCGCCGGGTTCAAGAAGAACCCCTCGCGATTCGTGCCCGTCCCGGCCTTCTCCCGGCCCATGCACGTCCGTCTCCTGGAGACCCTGGAGAAACTGCGGGCCGAGGCCGAGAAGAGCCCCTACAACCGCATCTCCGGCAAGGGCGAGATCGGCGTGGCCGCCTCGGGCATCGGCCGGGCCTACCTGGCCGACGCCCTGGCCGAGCTGGGCCTGGCGGGCAAGGTCAAGGTCCTGGAGCTGGGCTTCACCCACCCCCTGCCCGAGAAACTCTGCCAGAAGTTTCTCAAGGGCCTCTCCACGCTGCTCGTGGTCGAGGAGCTGGAGCCCGTCCTGGAGAACGACCTGCGCGTGCTGGCCCAGAAGAAGGGCCTGGACGTGGTCATCCGGGGCAAGGACGTGCTGCCGCGCAACGGCGAGTTCTCCGTGGGCCTGGTGGCCGACGCCCTGCGCACGGTGCTCAAGCTGCGCAAGCCCCAGCGCAAGGTCTGCGCCGGAACGGCCGACCTGCCCGTGCGCGCGCCGAACCTCTGCGCGGGCTGCCCCCACCGCGCCGCGTACTACGCGGTGAAGAAGATCTTCGGCAACGACGCCGTGTACTCCTCGGACATCGGCTGCTACACCCTGGGCATCCTGCCGCCGCTGGCCGCCGCCGACTTCCTGGTCTGCATGGGCTCGTCGGTCTCCGCCGGCTCCGGCGCGGCCCGCGCCGCCGGGCAGACCGTGGTGGGCTTCATCGGCGACTCGACCTTCTTCCACTCCGGCATCACCGGACTGGTCAACGCGGTCTTCAACCGCCACGACATCCTGCTCGTGATCCTGGACAACCACACCACGGCCATGACCGGCCACCAGCCCAACCCCGGCGTGGACAAGACCGTGCTCGGCGACAACGAGGCCAAGGTGGACATCGAGGCCGTGTGCCGGGGCGTGGGCGTGACCCAGATCGCCACGGTGAACCCCCTGCACCACAAGAAGATGCTGGAAATCCTGGAAAAGATGAAGGCCCAGAGCGGGGTGCGCGTGCTCATCGCCCGCGAGCCCTGCCCCCTGCACGCCCGGCGCGTCTACGGGACCAAGGTCACCCGCGTGGCCGCGGTGGCCGACTCCTGCGACCAGTGCGGCAGCTGCCTGGACGAACTGGGCTGCCCGGCCTTCCACAAAAGTTCCGGCAAGGTGGAGATCAACCCGCTGCTCTGCGGCGGCTGCATGCTCTGCCTCCAGGTCTGCTCCCACATCAAGGCCCGCAAGCTGGAGGGCAAATGA
- a CDS encoding glycosyltransferase family 9 protein, protein MRHSLPERWTVFRLSALGDLVLATGPLAWWNARRGLRFTVVTRDRLAPVLAGHPAVDEVIGLDETRLTGEPWPAVARELAARCRDTGLLDLHGTLRSRVLGAVWSGPVRRYPKFSLSRRLFQRTRLGFLRRRLEALNVPQRYTLALEAEAPHPGELLPLIRLTAEERETGRELAARAGVGPGFLALHPYATHPDKAWPREHWLELTRRLDAEGLPWAVVGRDAVPLLPDDPRDLTNATDLRALCALLAQAGALATNDSGPMHLASAVGTPVLALFGPTARAWGFFPAGPRDRVLERDLPCRPCSLHGGTPCATGRACLASIGPEEVLDAARGVLGGEPG, encoded by the coding sequence ATGCGCCATTCCCTGCCCGAACGCTGGACCGTGTTCCGCCTGAGCGCCCTCGGCGACCTGGTCCTGGCCACCGGCCCCCTGGCCTGGTGGAACGCCCGGCGGGGGCTGCGCTTCACGGTCGTGACCCGCGACCGCCTGGCCCCGGTCCTGGCCGGACACCCGGCCGTGGACGAGGTCATCGGCCTGGACGAGACGCGGCTCACCGGCGAACCCTGGCCCGCCGTGGCCCGGGAGCTGGCCGCGCGCTGCCGGGACACGGGCCTGCTGGACCTGCACGGCACCCTGCGCTCCCGCGTGCTCGGCGCGGTCTGGAGCGGGCCGGTGCGGCGCTATCCCAAGTTCAGCCTCTCCCGCCGCCTGTTCCAGCGCACCCGCCTGGGCTTCCTGCGCCGCCGCCTGGAGGCCCTGAACGTTCCCCAGCGCTACACCCTGGCCCTGGAGGCCGAGGCCCCGCATCCCGGGGAACTCCTGCCGCTCATCCGGCTCACGGCCGAGGAGCGCGAGACCGGCCGGGAACTGGCCGCCCGCGCCGGGGTCGGGCCGGGCTTCCTGGCCCTGCATCCCTACGCCACGCACCCGGACAAGGCCTGGCCGCGCGAACACTGGCTCGAACTCACCCGCCGCCTGGACGCCGAGGGCCTGCCCTGGGCCGTGGTGGGCCGGGACGCGGTCCCGCTCCTGCCGGATGATCCCCGCGACCTGACCAACGCCACGGACCTGCGCGCGCTCTGCGCCCTGCTGGCCCAGGCCGGGGCCCTGGCCACCAACGACTCCGGGCCCATGCACCTGGCCTCGGCCGTGGGCACGCCGGTGCTGGCCCTGTTCGGCCCCACGGCCCGGGCCTGGGGCTTCTTTCCGGCCGGGCCGCGCGACCGCGTGCTGGAACGCGACCTGCCCTGCCGCCCCTGCTCCCTGCACGGCGGCACGCCCTGCGCCACGGGCCGGGCCTGTCTGGCCTCCATCGGACCGGAAGAGGTGCTGGACGCCGCGCGGGGCGTTCTGGGCGGGGAACCGGGCTGA
- a CDS encoding cytochrome c maturation protein CcmE, which yields MTRTKSNKIVYLVALFLFLGGLGWLVLSGISEDSVYFLNVSEALALEPAKREQARLFGSVDAADLRADAQSLGVSFNLLDKFDHSKSIRVNYRGAVPDTFKPGAEVIVEGRFDKADGAFTANTLITKCPSKYKKKSEEAQG from the coding sequence ATGACGCGGACGAAAAGCAACAAGATCGTGTACCTGGTGGCCCTGTTCCTCTTCCTCGGCGGGCTCGGCTGGCTCGTGCTCTCGGGGATTTCCGAGGACAGCGTGTACTTCCTGAACGTCTCCGAGGCCCTGGCCCTGGAGCCGGCCAAGCGCGAGCAGGCCCGACTCTTCGGCTCGGTGGACGCGGCGGACCTGCGGGCCGACGCCCAGTCCCTGGGCGTGAGCTTCAACCTCCTGGACAAGTTCGACCACAGCAAGTCCATCCGGGTGAACTACCGGGGGGCCGTGCCCGACACCTTCAAGCCCGGGGCCGAGGTCATCGTGGAGGGCCGTTTCGACAAGGCCGACGGGGCCTTCACGGCCAACACCCTGATCACCAAGTGCCCCTCCAAGTACAAGAAAAAGAGTGAGGAGGCCCAGGGTTAG
- a CDS encoding indolepyruvate oxidoreductase subunit beta: protein MKTVKPVRIFMTGVGGQGTLTATTVLAQAATLKGLPVTSGEIHGMAQRGGVVESFLLIGCRSPKIGAGEADILMGFEPLETLRALPYLKPGGLVFSSTESLPPLPVAMGRQTSPSLSAIREKVDACTPSSWWLPCQSLGIEAGAVQAGNIALLGALCARNVLPLGLDDVRAALRAGMKPKVAEINLKALDLGAAAASA from the coding sequence ATGAAAACCGTCAAGCCCGTGCGCATCTTCATGACCGGCGTGGGCGGCCAGGGCACGCTCACCGCCACCACGGTCCTGGCCCAGGCCGCGACGCTCAAGGGACTGCCCGTGACCTCGGGCGAAATCCACGGCATGGCCCAGCGCGGCGGCGTGGTGGAGTCCTTCCTGCTCATCGGCTGCCGGAGCCCCAAGATCGGGGCCGGGGAGGCCGACATCCTCATGGGCTTCGAGCCCCTGGAGACGCTGCGCGCCCTCCCCTATCTCAAGCCCGGCGGACTCGTGTTCTCCTCCACGGAATCCCTGCCGCCCCTGCCCGTGGCCATGGGCAGGCAGACCAGCCCGAGCCTCTCGGCCATCCGGGAGAAGGTGGACGCCTGCACCCCCAGCTCCTGGTGGCTGCCCTGCCAGAGCCTGGGCATCGAGGCCGGAGCCGTGCAGGCCGGAAACATCGCCCTGCTCGGCGCGCTCTGCGCCCGGAACGTCCTGCCCCTGGGCCTGGACGACGTGCGCGCGGCCCTGCGCGCCGGAATGAAGCCCAAGGTCGCCGAAATCAACCTCAAGGCCCTGGACCTGGGCGCGGCGGCCGCCTCGGCGTAG
- a CDS encoding glutamate-5-semialdehyde dehydrogenase, whose product MEIRDAMLDVAARAKRAARSLAAASGRARRKAVEDVAVLLEARRDAVTAANAKDVEAARAAGLDPAKLQRLTVTPKVLDSMIKGCREVAALSDPVGEIESMWKRPNGMLVGRMRIPLGVVAMIYEARPNATVDAAVLCLMSGNACILRGGSEAFHSNAALCAIIREALAGAGLPEDAVQAPGTKDRQAVTELLKLNEYIDVVIPRGGESLIRAVAEQATMPVLKHFKGVCHIYADRDADLDRAAEIVLNAKTQYPSACNALECLLVHEAAANELLPRVAGRLAPAGVRFKACPASLPLLGPSAEPAAGDDWGREFLDLVLAVKIVASMNEALDHIARFGSNHTEAILTNDHAKAMRFVREVDASLVLVNASTRFNDGNQLGLGAEIGISTSKLHAYGPMGLKELTSTKFVVLGEGHIRD is encoded by the coding sequence ATGGAAATCCGGGATGCGATGCTGGACGTGGCCGCGCGAGCCAAGCGGGCCGCGCGTTCCCTGGCCGCCGCCTCGGGCCGGGCCCGGCGCAAGGCCGTGGAGGACGTGGCCGTGCTGCTGGAGGCCCGCAGGGACGCCGTGACGGCGGCCAACGCCAAGGATGTCGAGGCGGCGCGCGCCGCCGGGCTGGACCCGGCCAAGCTCCAGCGCCTCACCGTGACGCCCAAGGTCCTGGACTCCATGATCAAGGGCTGCCGCGAGGTGGCCGCCCTCTCCGACCCGGTGGGTGAGATCGAGTCCATGTGGAAGCGACCCAACGGCATGCTCGTGGGCCGGATGCGCATCCCCCTGGGCGTGGTGGCCATGATCTACGAGGCCCGACCCAACGCCACCGTGGACGCGGCCGTGCTCTGCCTCATGTCCGGCAACGCCTGCATCCTGCGCGGCGGTTCCGAGGCCTTCCACTCCAACGCCGCGCTTTGCGCCATCATCCGCGAGGCCCTGGCCGGGGCCGGCCTGCCCGAGGACGCGGTCCAGGCGCCGGGCACCAAGGACCGCCAAGCCGTCACTGAACTGCTCAAGCTGAACGAGTACATCGACGTGGTCATTCCGCGCGGCGGCGAGAGCCTCATCCGGGCCGTGGCCGAGCAGGCCACCATGCCGGTGCTCAAGCATTTCAAGGGCGTCTGCCACATCTACGCGGACCGCGACGCGGACCTGGACCGGGCCGCCGAGATCGTGCTCAACGCCAAGACCCAGTACCCCAGCGCCTGCAACGCCCTGGAGTGCCTGCTCGTGCACGAGGCCGCGGCCAACGAGCTCCTGCCCCGGGTGGCCGGGAGGCTGGCCCCCGCCGGGGTGCGCTTCAAGGCCTGCCCGGCGTCCCTGCCGCTGCTCGGGCCCTCGGCCGAGCCCGCCGCCGGGGACGACTGGGGCCGCGAGTTCCTCGACCTCGTCCTGGCCGTGAAGATCGTGGCCTCCATGAACGAGGCCCTGGACCACATCGCCCGCTTCGGCTCGAACCACACCGAGGCCATCCTGACCAACGACCACGCCAAGGCCATGCGCTTCGTGCGCGAGGTGGACGCCTCCCTAGTCCTGGTCAACGCCTCCACGCGCTTCAACGACGGGAACCAGCTCGGCCTGGGGGCGGAGATCGGCATCTCGACCTCCAAGCTCCACGCCTACGGCCCCATGGGCCTCAAGGAGCTGACCAGCACGAAGTTCGTGGTCCTGGGCGAGGGCCACATCCGAGATTGA